A window from Hymenobacter volaticus encodes these proteins:
- a CDS encoding leucine-rich repeat-containing protein kinase family protein, translated as MHTLEQLRAGQLAGVQRLDLSCGLTEFPTEIFDLADSLEILNLSGNALSDLPADLPRLHKLRVLFCSDNQFTSVPEVLGQCPHLSMIGFKANQIHTLPAAALTPALRWLILTDNQLRELPEEIGNCMAMQKLMLAGNQLRHLPETMKACTNLELLRIADNQFSYLPEWLLALPRLSWLAYAGNPFSAPAEATAVAAATARTIEWSSLEVQQKLGEGASGVIYQAQWLRPAADPQPVAVKLFKGARTSDGLPGSEMAACLSAGAHPNLIAVEGKISHHPEGTDGLVLQLIAPEFRNLGGPPSLASCTRDVYAAGTSFSIAVVLRIARSIASATQHLHTRGIMHGDLYAHNILTTKAGQCLLGDFGAACFFTSDQPQTARALQRLEVRAFACLLDDLLMHCTEPATSTTMQALRNLQQQCAQPEVAARPLFTEIQQILAELR; from the coding sequence ATGCATACTCTTGAACAGCTCCGCGCCGGCCAATTAGCCGGCGTCCAACGCCTCGATTTGTCTTGCGGCCTAACCGAATTTCCAACCGAGATTTTCGACCTGGCCGATTCTCTGGAAATCCTCAACTTATCGGGCAACGCGCTATCGGACCTGCCCGCCGACCTGCCCCGGCTGCACAAGCTGCGCGTGCTGTTCTGCTCCGACAACCAGTTCACTTCCGTGCCCGAAGTGCTCGGCCAATGCCCGCACCTGAGCATGATAGGCTTCAAAGCCAACCAGATTCACACGCTGCCTGCTGCGGCCCTGACGCCAGCTTTGCGTTGGCTGATCCTCACCGATAATCAACTCCGCGAATTGCCCGAGGAAATCGGCAACTGCATGGCCATGCAGAAGCTGATGCTGGCTGGCAACCAGCTCCGGCACCTGCCCGAAACCATGAAGGCTTGCACCAATTTGGAGCTGTTGCGCATCGCCGACAACCAGTTTTCCTATCTGCCCGAGTGGTTGCTTGCCCTGCCGCGGCTATCGTGGCTGGCGTATGCGGGCAACCCCTTCAGCGCGCCCGCCGAAGCAACGGCGGTAGCCGCCGCCACTGCCCGCACCATAGAATGGAGTAGCCTTGAGGTGCAGCAGAAGTTGGGGGAGGGCGCCTCGGGCGTAATTTATCAGGCACAATGGCTACGCCCGGCGGCCGATCCGCAGCCGGTTGCCGTCAAGCTGTTCAAGGGCGCGCGCACCAGCGACGGACTGCCCGGCAGCGAAATGGCCGCCTGCCTAAGTGCGGGCGCGCACCCCAACCTGATTGCGGTGGAAGGCAAAATCAGCCACCACCCGGAGGGCACCGACGGGCTCGTGCTGCAACTAATAGCGCCCGAGTTTCGCAACCTCGGTGGCCCGCCCAGTCTGGCTTCCTGTACCCGCGACGTCTACGCGGCCGGCACCAGCTTCTCTATAGCCGTGGTGCTGCGCATTGCTCGCAGTATTGCCAGTGCCACGCAGCATCTGCACACCCGCGGCATCATGCACGGCGACTTATACGCCCACAACATCCTAACCACCAAGGCCGGCCAGTGTCTGCTCGGCGACTTCGGAGCCGCCTGTTTCTTCACCTCTGACCAGCCGCAAACAGCCCGTGCCTTGCAACGCTTGGAAGTGCGGGCCTTCGCCTGCCTCCTCGACGATTTACTAATGCACTGCACAGAACCAGCTACTTCAACTACGATGCAGGCACTTCGGAATTTGCAGCAGCAATGCGCCCAGCCAGAAGTTGCGGCCCGGCCGCTGTTCACGGAAATCCAGCAAATTCTAGCAGAGTTGCGGTAG
- a CDS encoding multidrug effflux MFS transporter — translation MSKQKYISLILILGSLTAIGPFSIDMYLPGFPAIAKDLNTTAARVALSLSSFFIGISAGQLLYGPLLDRFGRKKPLYIGLTIYIAASVGCALIHTIDGLIALRLVQAVGSCAAGVASVAMVRDLFPVKDSAKVFATLMLIVGLSPMLAPTIGGYVTEAFGWQGVFITLAFMGAAMLAACVLWLPDTYTPDTTLSLKPLPILTGFWSVLREPQFYTYTFAGAMAFCGLFAYVADSPLVFMDIFGVDGKTYGWIFAFLSIGLIGSSQVNSMLLQRFSNEQLVYTSLICQVLTSLVFLVLTLNGWIGLGGTIALLFVFLCCLGFNSPNTSALSLAPFEKNAGSASALLGAIRMGMGALASVAVSVFNNHTAVPMVGVMAGASVLALLILLIGRKQITAPVAVSEGQLAEAVH, via the coding sequence ATGTCCAAGCAAAAATATATTTCTCTAATCCTAATTTTAGGTAGCCTCACCGCAATCGGTCCTTTTTCCATTGATATGTACTTGCCGGGCTTTCCGGCCATTGCCAAAGACCTAAATACCACAGCGGCCCGGGTGGCGCTTTCGCTGTCCAGCTTCTTTATTGGCATTTCGGCGGGCCAACTTTTGTACGGCCCCCTGCTCGACCGATTCGGCCGGAAAAAGCCGCTCTACATTGGGCTGACCATCTACATTGCCGCCTCCGTTGGGTGCGCGCTTATCCACACCATAGATGGGCTGATTGCCCTCCGCTTAGTGCAAGCCGTAGGAAGCTGCGCCGCGGGTGTAGCCTCGGTAGCTATGGTGCGGGACTTGTTTCCGGTGAAGGACAGCGCCAAGGTGTTTGCAACCCTGATGCTGATCGTTGGGCTCTCACCCATGCTCGCTCCTACTATCGGGGGCTACGTTACCGAAGCTTTCGGCTGGCAGGGCGTTTTCATCACCCTCGCTTTCATGGGCGCTGCAATGCTCGCGGCCTGCGTGCTGTGGCTGCCCGATACCTACACCCCCGATACCACTCTCTCCCTGAAGCCTCTGCCCATTCTGACCGGCTTCTGGTCGGTGCTGCGCGAGCCGCAGTTCTACACCTACACCTTTGCGGGGGCCATGGCGTTCTGTGGCCTCTTTGCCTACGTGGCCGATTCGCCGCTGGTATTCATGGATATCTTCGGCGTCGATGGCAAGACCTACGGCTGGATCTTCGCCTTCCTCTCGATTGGGCTTATTGGGTCTAGCCAAGTGAACAGTATGCTGCTCCAGCGCTTTTCCAACGAGCAACTGGTTTATACCTCCCTGATTTGCCAGGTACTGACCAGCCTGGTATTTCTGGTGCTCACCCTCAACGGCTGGATTGGCTTGGGAGGCACGATTGCGCTGCTGTTCGTTTTCCTGTGCTGCCTCGGTTTCAACAGCCCCAATACCTCCGCTTTATCGTTGGCCCCATTCGAGAAAAATGCGGGCAGTGCCTCTGCGCTTCTGGGTGCTATTCGCATGGGCATGGGCGCCTTAGCGTCAGTAGCCGTTAGCGTGTTCAATAACCACACGGCCGTACCGATGGTGGGGGTTATGGCGGGAGCTTCCGTATTAGCGCTGCTTATTCTGTTAATTGGCCGCAAGCAAATCACGGCCCCGGTTGCCGTATCCGAAGGACAACTAGCCGAAGCCGTACACTAA
- a CDS encoding HAD family hydrolase: MTTPQLIAFDADDTLWPNQPHFDQAEADLSALLTHYADAETLSNRFNEVHRQNVHLFGYGAKSFMLCMIETVIQLTNGSVTGTEIQQILDSGKRLLSFPIEPLPHVDAVLSELKERGVPLMLITKGDLFDQESKLARSGLGDYFDYVEIVSEKNEATYRRILSRYQVQPENFVMIGNSLKSDILPVAKLGAKAIYVPFYTTWVYEQVPADEVGKVTFQEAASLKEALAYLS, translated from the coding sequence ATGACTACTCCTCAACTTATTGCCTTCGACGCCGACGATACGCTGTGGCCCAATCAGCCCCACTTCGATCAGGCCGAGGCCGACCTTTCCGCTCTGCTTACCCACTACGCCGATGCCGAAACGCTGTCCAACCGTTTCAACGAGGTGCATCGACAGAACGTGCATCTGTTCGGCTACGGGGCCAAGTCGTTTATGCTTTGCATGATCGAAACCGTAATTCAACTCACCAACGGCAGCGTGACGGGCACCGAAATCCAGCAAATTCTCGACAGCGGCAAGCGGCTGCTTAGCTTCCCCATCGAGCCGCTTCCGCATGTAGATGCGGTGCTGAGTGAGCTGAAAGAGCGCGGCGTGCCCTTGATGCTCATCACCAAAGGCGACCTGTTCGACCAGGAAAGCAAGCTGGCCCGCTCGGGCCTCGGCGATTATTTCGATTACGTGGAAATCGTGAGCGAAAAGAACGAGGCCACGTACCGCCGCATTCTGAGCCGCTACCAAGTGCAGCCCGAAAATTTTGTGATGATCGGCAACTCGCTGAAATCCGACATTCTGCCCGTGGCCAAACTAGGAGCAAAAGCCATTTACGTGCCCTTCTACACCACCTGGGTCTATGAGCAAGTGCCCGCCGACGAAGTAGGCAAAGTTACTTTTCAGGAAGCTGCGTCCCTGAAAGAAGCGCTAGCCTACCTGTCTTGA
- a CDS encoding MauE/DoxX family redox-associated membrane protein — protein MRLTNSELAFVLGRLLMGVAFLAHFLVRLPKLAAFQAGLVKQFAASILPEVLVRPFAAVLPFVEGGIGLLLIIGLFTRPALAAAMLLMTVLVFGSSLLEQWDTVGTQLVYGLFLFALLLHCQYNRLCLDRTVG, from the coding sequence ATGAGATTAACTAACTCCGAACTGGCCTTCGTGCTGGGCCGCCTGCTGATGGGCGTGGCCTTTCTAGCTCATTTCTTGGTACGGCTGCCCAAGTTGGCGGCATTTCAAGCAGGCCTCGTCAAGCAGTTTGCCGCTTCCATACTGCCCGAAGTATTGGTACGGCCGTTTGCGGCGGTGCTGCCCTTTGTGGAAGGCGGCATTGGCTTGCTGCTGATTATTGGTTTGTTTACCCGCCCGGCCCTGGCAGCGGCCATGTTACTGATGACGGTGCTGGTTTTTGGCAGCAGCTTGCTCGAACAGTGGGACACCGTGGGCACGCAGTTAGTCTATGGCCTTTTTCTTTTCGCTTTGCTTTTGCATTGCCAGTACAACCGCCTGTGCCTCGACCGCACCGTCGGGTAG
- a CDS encoding 3-keto-disaccharide hydrolase, with protein sequence MRTVTALMLGVTLLFTSTSSKAPDAWVPLLDKNLSKWRSYESYRHQVGYKGKQPLDAQGKPIAPIGYDKNEANVFSVVMQDGEPVLRISGEIYGCVFTKQDFSNYDLKLKVKWGTKKWIPRLDEPLDSGILYNSQGECGVDYWRSWMLSQEFQVSEYAAGNAMGDYWCIANSTADIRATKGPAATDVLKFNPTAAPVTMGNGKPGFCQAAANHEVANGQWNDLELIHVNGKSVHIVNGHVVLAVDNSGYVVNGQRKPLTHGKIQLQSEAAEVFYKNIMIKEIDAMPAEYAQYFK encoded by the coding sequence ATGAGAACAGTTACCGCGTTAATGCTCGGCGTCACCCTCCTTTTCACCTCTACCTCGTCGAAAGCTCCCGATGCTTGGGTGCCTTTGCTGGACAAGAACCTAAGTAAGTGGCGGAGCTATGAGAGCTATCGGCACCAAGTCGGCTACAAAGGCAAACAGCCCCTCGACGCCCAAGGCAAACCCATAGCCCCTATTGGCTACGACAAAAACGAGGCGAACGTGTTTTCGGTGGTGATGCAAGACGGCGAGCCGGTGCTGCGCATCAGCGGTGAAATCTACGGCTGCGTGTTCACCAAGCAAGATTTCAGCAACTACGACCTGAAGCTAAAAGTGAAATGGGGTACCAAAAAATGGATTCCTCGCCTCGATGAGCCTCTGGACAGCGGTATCCTTTACAACAGCCAGGGCGAGTGCGGAGTGGATTACTGGCGTAGCTGGATGCTTAGCCAGGAGTTTCAGGTATCGGAATACGCGGCGGGCAACGCCATGGGCGACTACTGGTGCATTGCCAATTCCACGGCCGACATCCGGGCCACCAAAGGCCCTGCCGCCACCGATGTACTGAAGTTCAACCCCACGGCGGCGCCCGTCACCATGGGCAATGGTAAGCCCGGTTTCTGCCAAGCTGCCGCCAACCACGAAGTAGCCAACGGCCAGTGGAACGACCTAGAACTAATCCACGTCAATGGCAAGAGCGTGCACATTGTGAACGGCCACGTGGTGCTCGCCGTCGATAATTCGGGGTACGTGGTAAACGGGCAGCGCAAGCCGCTCACCCACGGCAAAATTCAGCTGCAAAGCGAAGCTGCCGAGGTGTTCTACAAGAACATCATGATCAAGGAAATCGACGCCATGCCTGCTGAGTACGCGCAGTATTTCAAGTAA